From Mycobacteriales bacterium, a single genomic window includes:
- the dacB gene encoding D-alanyl-D-alanine carboxypeptidase/D-alanyl-D-alanine-endopeptidase, translating to MGTARVRGLVGLLVAATLAVGASTAVSLRSSQEISVRPPAPTAPPVRGALLPEVPGAAPAPTAAGLQAAVATALADPALAGRLAVSVVDATTGRPLLERGADRPLLPASTAKIATAVAALTALPPGSRLSTRVVAGTAPDEVVLVGGGDPTLAGPKDRPGYPGAARLTDLAARVRATLGAATVTRILVDESLYSGPRLGPGWKDSYVTQGAVAPVGPLMVDHGRVRPDRIRRHPDPAVAAGRALGALLQPGAPVEVARGRAAAGAAELGEVSSPPVPQLVERMLARSDNDLAEALLRQVAIAQGQPASFAGAAAAVRDVLGPFLDEVGVGRESVALVDGSGLSRLDRIEPAALTRLLARVASDDGSSTAERLAPVLTGLPVAGFSGTLSDRYRAGGGLPAAGVVRAKTGTLNGVSALAGLVRTADGRLLAFDLTADGVPLGATRRAEEALDRLAAALAACGCR from the coding sequence GTGGGTACGGCGCGCGTACGTGGCCTGGTCGGGCTGCTCGTGGCGGCCACCCTGGCTGTCGGCGCGAGCACCGCCGTGTCGCTGCGGAGCTCCCAGGAGATCAGCGTCCGGCCGCCGGCGCCGACGGCTCCGCCGGTGCGCGGGGCGCTGCTGCCGGAGGTCCCCGGCGCCGCGCCCGCGCCCACCGCCGCCGGTCTGCAGGCCGCGGTGGCGACGGCGCTGGCGGATCCGGCCCTCGCCGGCCGACTGGCTGTGTCGGTGGTGGACGCGACGACCGGTCGGCCGCTGCTCGAGCGTGGCGCGGACCGGCCGCTGCTGCCCGCGTCCACCGCGAAGATCGCGACGGCGGTGGCCGCCCTGACCGCGCTGCCTCCCGGCAGCCGGCTGTCCACGCGCGTCGTTGCCGGTACGGCACCCGATGAGGTGGTGCTGGTCGGCGGCGGCGACCCGACGCTGGCCGGCCCGAAGGACAGACCCGGCTACCCGGGCGCGGCCCGGCTGACCGACCTCGCTGCACGGGTGCGCGCGACGCTGGGGGCCGCGACCGTGACCCGGATCCTGGTCGACGAGTCGCTCTACTCCGGACCGCGGCTGGGGCCCGGCTGGAAGGACAGCTACGTCACCCAGGGAGCCGTCGCCCCCGTCGGCCCGCTGATGGTCGATCACGGCCGGGTGCGACCCGACCGGATCCGCCGGCACCCGGACCCCGCCGTCGCGGCCGGCCGGGCGCTGGGTGCGCTGCTGCAGCCGGGCGCACCCGTGGAGGTCGCGCGTGGTCGCGCTGCCGCGGGCGCCGCCGAGCTCGGGGAGGTCAGCAGCCCCCCGGTGCCGCAGCTGGTGGAGCGGATGCTGGCCCGTAGCGACAACGACCTGGCCGAGGCGCTGCTGCGTCAGGTGGCGATCGCGCAGGGGCAGCCGGCGTCGTTCGCGGGTGCCGCCGCCGCCGTTCGGGACGTTCTGGGTCCCTTCCTCGACGAGGTCGGCGTGGGCCGCGAGTCGGTCGCGCTGGTCGACGGCAGCGGCCTGTCCCGGCTGGACCGGATCGAGCCCGCCGCCCTCACCCGGCTGCTCGCCCGGGTCGCCTCCGACGACGGCTCGTCGACCGCCGAGCGGCTGGCGCCGGTTCTGACCGGACTGCCGGTGGCCGGCTTCTCGGGCACGCTGTCCGACCGCTACCGGGCGGGCGGCGGCCTGCCCGCGGCCGGGGTGGTGCGTGCCAAGACCGGGACGCTCAACGGCGTCAGCGCGCTCGCGGGGCTGGTCCGCACCGCCGACGGGCGGCTGCTGGCCTTCGACCTCACCGCCGACGGGGTGCCGCTCGGTGCGACCCGGCGCGCCGAGGAGGCGCTGGACCGGCTGGCCGCGGCGCTGGCCGCCTGCGGCTGCCGCTGA
- a CDS encoding VOC family protein, protein MSAPDPAALAETRSRLRETYLRPAGERPASSARGLHHTALVSGDVERTTRFYSELLEFPLTEMIDNRDYPGSTHFFFDIGHENLLAFFDFPGLDSGPYAEVLGGLHHIAISVEPSRWQHLEAKLDAAGVEYVRHSGTSLYFTGPDGERLELICDPLGEMYGDKVL, encoded by the coding sequence ATGAGTGCACCGGACCCCGCCGCCCTGGCCGAGACCCGCAGCCGGCTGCGCGAGACCTACCTCAGGCCGGCGGGGGAGCGACCGGCGTCCTCCGCCCGCGGGCTGCACCACACCGCGCTGGTCAGCGGCGACGTCGAGCGCACCACCCGCTTCTACAGCGAGCTGCTCGAGTTCCCGCTCACCGAGATGATCGACAACCGGGACTACCCGGGCTCGACGCACTTCTTCTTCGACATCGGCCACGAGAACCTGCTGGCGTTCTTCGACTTCCCCGGCCTGGACAGCGGCCCGTACGCCGAGGTGCTCGGCGGCCTGCACCACATCGCCATCTCGGTCGAGCCGTCCCGTTGGCAGCACCTCGAGGCCAAGCTCGACGCGGCGGGCGTGGAGTACGTCCGTCACAGCGGGACCTCGCTCTACTTCACCGGCCCGGACGGTGAGCGGCTCGAGCTGATCTGCGACCCGCTGGGTGAGATGTACGGAGACAAGGTCCTGTAG
- a CDS encoding TSUP family transporter — protein MTVRKGAPSGQRRCGIDVGTGELLVLCAFAFLAGGLDAIVGGGGLVQLPALLVVLPQAPVVALLGTNKLASVVGTASAAVTYNRRIAVDRRTAGWMAAAAFVGSAGGALLATQVGSEVLEPVILVALVAVLLHTLRRPSLGEVELLRMRARAQRATAVVGGAVIGFYDGFVGPGTGSFLVFLLVGAVGLSFLHASATAKVVNTATNLAALALFAYGGHVLWLLGAAMAASNLAGSQIGTRLAIRRGSTWVRRVFLVVVGALVLRLAYDVLT, from the coding sequence GTGACGGTACGGAAGGGTGCGCCGAGCGGCCAGAGGAGGTGCGGCATCGACGTCGGGACCGGCGAGCTGCTGGTGCTCTGCGCGTTCGCCTTCCTCGCCGGGGGGCTGGACGCCATCGTCGGCGGCGGCGGGCTGGTGCAGCTGCCGGCGCTGCTCGTCGTGCTGCCCCAGGCACCCGTCGTGGCGCTGCTCGGCACCAACAAGCTGGCCTCGGTGGTGGGCACGGCCAGTGCAGCGGTGACCTACAACCGGCGGATCGCGGTGGACCGGCGGACGGCGGGGTGGATGGCGGCCGCGGCCTTCGTCGGCTCCGCCGGCGGCGCTCTCCTCGCGACGCAGGTCGGCAGCGAGGTGCTCGAGCCGGTGATCCTGGTCGCGCTGGTGGCGGTCCTGCTCCACACGCTGCGCCGGCCGTCGCTCGGCGAGGTGGAGTTGCTGCGGATGCGGGCCCGGGCGCAGCGGGCCACTGCGGTCGTCGGTGGGGCCGTCATCGGCTTCTACGACGGCTTCGTCGGCCCCGGCACCGGGAGTTTCCTGGTCTTCCTGCTGGTGGGGGCGGTCGGGTTGTCGTTCCTGCACGCCAGCGCGACCGCCAAGGTCGTCAACACCGCGACCAACCTGGCGGCGCTCGCGTTGTTCGCCTACGGCGGGCACGTGCTGTGGCTGCTGGGTGCGGCGATGGCCGCCAGCAACCTGGCCGGCAGCCAGATCGGCACCCGGCTGGCGATCCGCCGGGGCAGCACCTGGGTCCGCCGGGTCTTCCTCGTCGTCGTCGGCGCGCTGGTGTTGCGGCTGGCGTACGACGTCCTGACCTGA
- a CDS encoding RNA polymerase sigma factor: MDVDPSLVRAVQRGEPGAMDLLIRATYADVYALARRLLGDPSDAADATQEVYLRVVRSVLGFRGESAFGTWLHRVTVNVCLTALRARGDVRARGQSAGAEELSVELADPAPDPAARAETADLAARAALALTTLPDDAREVVELRDVQGLSTRQAAQVLGISEGAVKVRLHRAHTRLRELVGHD; encoded by the coding sequence GTGGACGTCGACCCCTCCCTCGTGCGGGCCGTGCAGCGCGGGGAACCCGGGGCGATGGACCTGCTCATCCGGGCGACCTACGCCGACGTCTACGCCCTGGCCCGCCGCCTGCTGGGCGACCCGAGTGACGCGGCCGACGCGACGCAGGAGGTCTACCTGCGGGTCGTCCGCTCGGTGCTCGGCTTCCGCGGCGAGTCCGCCTTCGGCACCTGGCTGCACCGGGTGACGGTGAACGTCTGCCTGACGGCGCTGCGAGCCCGCGGCGACGTGCGTGCCCGCGGCCAGTCGGCGGGCGCCGAGGAGCTGTCCGTGGAGTTGGCCGATCCCGCGCCGGACCCGGCAGCGCGGGCCGAGACGGCCGACCTGGCCGCGCGTGCCGCCCTCGCGCTGACCACCCTGCCGGACGACGCGCGCGAGGTCGTCGAGCTGCGGGACGTGCAGGGCCTGTCGACCAGGCAGGCGGCCCAGGTGCTGGGTATCAGCGAAGGGGCGGTCAAGGTGCGGCTGCACCGGGCCCACACGAGGTTGAGGGAGCTGGTCGGGCATGACTGA
- a CDS encoding zf-HC2 domain-containing protein yields MTDRDMTGGAASSRLCREVTSQLPAYVDRSLPRLRRRLVGLHLRRCPDCQRAFSAERELAAGLRGLAVPTEPPPPGLLEELLSQAARPGVKARAAVPARGAVSGARPALSVVFLLAGAAAGTGVGYAGWRGVRRLRRR; encoded by the coding sequence ATGACTGATCGGGACATGACGGGTGGGGCCGCGAGCAGCCGGCTCTGCCGCGAGGTCACGTCCCAGCTGCCGGCGTACGTCGACCGGTCGTTGCCGCGGCTGCGCCGCCGGCTGGTCGGCCTGCACCTGCGCCGCTGCCCCGACTGCCAGCGGGCCTTCTCCGCCGAGCGGGAGCTCGCGGCCGGCCTGCGCGGCCTGGCCGTCCCCACCGAGCCCCCGCCACCCGGCCTGCTCGAGGAGCTGCTCTCGCAGGCCGCGCGTCCGGGTGTCAAGGCCCGCGCCGCCGTACCGGCGCGCGGCGCGGTCAGCGGTGCCCGGCCGGCGCTGTCGGTGGTGTTCCTGCTGGCGGGTGCCGCAGCAGGCACCGGCGTCGGCTACGCCGGGTGGCGGGGAGTGCGCCGGCTGCGCCGGCGCTGA
- a CDS encoding PHB depolymerase family esterase — protein MRRARADIALGLAALILLAGCTGSEPAAAPAGPSVRQQQLTVDGLPRTYRLFAPATLDRRAPVPLVLVLAGVGNTGEQMVGVTQFDRLAEKENIVVAYPEGVDRTWNGGYCCPNGATSQPDDVAFIDAVLDDVEAVEQIDPTRVFAVGFSGGAIMAHRLGCDLAARIAGVAAVSGSMVLDDCRPSEPVSVIAINGTVDELVPYEGGPTAGGATQPSPPAPEVVRRWAELNGCPPESTTVPEGVVVTMTWTGCSQDTAVRLITIEGGGHTWFAPGFGPVNGAVDATQAVWDFLSAGGPHRS, from the coding sequence ATGCGCCGCGCCCGAGCCGACATCGCCCTCGGGCTGGCGGCGCTTATCCTGCTGGCCGGCTGCACAGGCTCCGAGCCCGCTGCAGCCCCGGCCGGCCCCTCGGTGCGCCAGCAGCAGCTCACGGTCGACGGTCTGCCCCGGACCTACCGCCTGTTCGCTCCGGCCACCCTCGACCGGCGGGCGCCGGTGCCGCTGGTGCTGGTCCTGGCCGGCGTCGGCAACACCGGGGAGCAGATGGTGGGCGTGACGCAGTTCGACCGGCTGGCCGAGAAGGAGAACATCGTCGTCGCCTACCCCGAGGGAGTCGACAGGACGTGGAACGGCGGCTACTGCTGCCCCAACGGAGCGACCTCCCAACCCGATGACGTCGCCTTCATCGACGCGGTGCTCGACGACGTCGAGGCCGTCGAGCAGATCGATCCCACCCGCGTCTTCGCCGTCGGCTTCTCCGGCGGGGCGATCATGGCTCACCGGCTGGGCTGCGACCTCGCCGCACGGATCGCCGGCGTTGCCGCCGTGTCCGGGTCGATGGTCCTGGACGACTGCCGCCCGTCGGAACCGGTGTCGGTGATCGCGATCAACGGCACGGTCGACGAGCTCGTGCCGTACGAGGGAGGGCCCACCGCCGGCGGCGCCACCCAGCCGTCACCGCCGGCGCCGGAGGTGGTGCGGCGCTGGGCCGAGCTCAACGGGTGCCCACCGGAGTCCACGACGGTGCCCGAGGGGGTGGTCGTCACGATGACCTGGACCGGTTGCTCGCAGGACACGGCGGTGCGGCTCATCACGATCGAGGGCGGGGGCCACACCTGGTTCGCCCCGGGCTTCGGCCCGGTCAACGGGGCGGTGGACGCGACGCAGGCCGTCTGGGACTTTCTGAGCGCCGGTGGCCCGCACCGGTCATGA
- a CDS encoding asparaginase: protein MQVEDGRRRVVVLSLGGTIASTRAAAEGQGRGVTPRLTAADLVAAVPAVREAAEVDSVSFRQCPSGDLTMTDLVELAAEVTARVEAGADGVVVTQGTDTLEETAFALDLLLPPSRPVVVTGAMRNPTLAGPDGPANLLAAVQVAACPQAAGLGCLVVLDDEIHGSRFVRKTHTSSTGAFRSGPTGPLGWLTEGRPRIAVRPAPLPLITPLPGAAVPPVALLTMSLGDDGRLAEQVLSLGYAGLVVQAFGGGHVPHRTVPALERLAHTIPVVLASRTGAGEVLTDTYGFPGAEQDLIGRGLVPAGFLDGVKARVLLSLALAAGLAAEQVREVFARTAATVTGPPRR from the coding sequence ATGCAGGTCGAGGACGGACGTCGCCGCGTGGTGGTCCTCTCCCTCGGAGGGACCATCGCGTCGACCCGTGCCGCCGCCGAGGGGCAGGGCCGGGGCGTGACGCCACGGCTGACCGCGGCGGACCTGGTCGCCGCCGTCCCCGCGGTACGGGAGGCCGCCGAGGTGGATTCGGTCAGCTTCCGCCAGTGCCCGTCGGGCGACCTGACGATGACCGACCTCGTCGAGCTGGCTGCCGAGGTGACGGCACGCGTCGAGGCGGGGGCGGACGGCGTCGTCGTCACCCAGGGCACCGACACCCTCGAGGAGACGGCGTTCGCCCTGGACCTCCTGCTGCCGCCGTCGCGGCCGGTCGTCGTCACCGGCGCCATGCGCAACCCCACGCTCGCCGGCCCGGACGGCCCCGCGAATCTCCTGGCGGCGGTGCAGGTCGCCGCCTGCCCGCAGGCTGCGGGACTCGGTTGCCTGGTCGTGCTCGACGACGAGATCCACGGCAGCCGGTTCGTCCGCAAGACGCACACCTCGAGCACCGGCGCGTTTCGCTCCGGGCCGACGGGCCCGCTCGGTTGGCTGACCGAGGGGCGGCCCCGGATCGCCGTCCGGCCGGCCCCGCTCCCGTTGATCACCCCGCTGCCGGGGGCAGCCGTCCCTCCGGTCGCCCTGCTCACGATGTCGCTCGGGGACGACGGGCGCCTCGCCGAACAGGTGCTGTCCCTCGGGTACGCCGGTCTGGTGGTGCAGGCCTTCGGTGGCGGCCATGTGCCGCACCGGACGGTCCCGGCGCTGGAGCGGCTGGCCCACACGATCCCGGTCGTCCTCGCCTCGCGCACGGGCGCCGGCGAGGTGCTGACCGACACCTACGGCTTTCCGGGGGCGGAGCAGGATCTGATCGGCCGGGGGCTCGTCCCGGCCGGCTTCCTCGACGGCGTCAAGGCACGCGTCCTGCTGTCCCTCGCCCTGGCAGCAGGACTGGCGGCCGAACAGGTGCGGGAGGTCTTCGCGCGGACCGCCGCGACCGTGACCGGACCGCCGCGACGGTAG
- a CDS encoding SDR family oxidoreductase, with amino-acid sequence MADPRAAEAAWPGVRASLAGRRLLLTGSTGFVGEALLERVLSDLPDTRLVLLVRGRTGISAYDRVLQLLDKPAFAVLRERLGGAGMTRLLDERIEVLDGDLARWPALPGDVDVVVHCAGEVSFDPPVDEGFATNALGVDGLLRALRDSGSRPHVVHVSTAYVSAVHQGPVPEGRLGHDVDWRAEAAAAVRQRAAVEDASRSPHELSRRLADARSELGRQGPQAVAADAERRRRDWVTEQLVAAGRERARSLGFTDCYTFTKAMGERVVEELAADLPVTVVRPSIIESALLRPYPGWIEGYKMAEPIILAYGRGVLPEFPGVPDGVVDIIPVDLVVSTMLAAAAQPPPAGAPRYLHLCSGARNPLLFADLFRIVRDYFRRHPLEARGRGTIGVPDWRFPGTGRVERRLRAGERAVDVADRVLGVLPRGNRVRGAALAVDRQRAQLEFLRRYFDLYRAYTGAEVVYLDDNVAALGSQLPPEERELFAFDPRQIDWEHYLGEVHCPSITALVRTITATPKGPRNRVDTDLPSQGEHGAQLVAVFDLDGTLLPSNVVESYLRLRLVGLATHARTRELAAAARQLPGWLLTERRDRGSFLRDVYRQYAGVPLAELDDLVDHEIGHDLLARVSGAALRRVREHRDAGHRTVLVTGAITALTRPFAPLFDDVASAVLEVDGCGCATGRLALPPLVGEARATWLRRYAADHAIDLTGSYAYADSASDLPLLRAVGRPVAVNPDATTLRAAHAGRWPVQEWRSSGRPGRPLAGARL; translated from the coding sequence ATGGCCGACCCTCGAGCCGCGGAGGCTGCGTGGCCCGGCGTCCGGGCGTCGCTCGCGGGGCGCCGGCTGCTGCTGACCGGATCCACCGGCTTCGTCGGTGAGGCGCTGCTCGAACGGGTGCTGTCGGACCTCCCGGACACCCGACTGGTGCTGCTGGTGCGCGGCCGGACCGGCATCAGCGCGTACGACCGGGTCCTGCAGCTGCTGGACAAACCGGCGTTCGCCGTCCTGCGTGAGCGCCTCGGCGGCGCCGGCATGACGCGCCTGCTCGACGAGCGGATCGAGGTGCTGGACGGTGATCTCGCGCGCTGGCCGGCGCTGCCGGGCGACGTCGACGTCGTCGTGCACTGCGCCGGCGAGGTGTCCTTCGACCCGCCCGTCGACGAAGGCTTCGCAACGAACGCCCTCGGTGTGGACGGGCTGCTCCGGGCCCTGCGCGACAGCGGCAGCCGTCCGCACGTCGTCCACGTCTCGACCGCCTACGTCAGCGCCGTGCACCAGGGCCCGGTGCCCGAGGGACGGCTCGGGCACGACGTGGACTGGCGGGCGGAGGCGGCAGCGGCGGTGCGGCAGCGGGCGGCGGTCGAGGATGCCAGCCGGAGCCCGCACGAGCTGTCCCGGCGGCTCGCCGATGCCCGCAGTGAACTCGGTCGACAGGGTCCGCAGGCGGTGGCCGCCGACGCCGAGCGGCGCCGCCGGGACTGGGTCACCGAGCAGCTCGTGGCGGCCGGCCGCGAGCGGGCCCGCTCACTGGGTTTCACCGATTGCTACACCTTCACCAAGGCGATGGGTGAGCGGGTCGTCGAGGAGCTCGCCGCGGACCTGCCGGTCACCGTCGTCCGGCCGTCGATCATCGAGAGCGCCCTGCTGCGGCCCTATCCGGGGTGGATCGAGGGCTACAAGATGGCCGAACCGATCATCCTCGCGTACGGCCGGGGCGTGCTGCCGGAGTTTCCCGGCGTGCCCGACGGCGTCGTGGACATCATCCCCGTCGACCTCGTGGTCTCCACGATGCTCGCGGCCGCCGCGCAGCCCCCGCCGGCGGGCGCACCTCGCTACCTGCACCTGTGCTCCGGCGCCCGGAACCCGCTGCTGTTCGCCGACCTGTTCCGGATCGTCCGCGACTACTTCCGCCGGCATCCGCTCGAGGCCCGCGGCCGGGGGACGATCGGCGTCCCCGACTGGCGGTTCCCCGGCACCGGCCGGGTCGAGCGCCGGCTGCGCGCCGGCGAGCGTGCCGTCGACGTCGCGGACCGGGTGCTCGGTGTGCTGCCGCGCGGCAACCGGGTGCGCGGCGCGGCCCTCGCGGTGGACCGGCAGCGCGCGCAGCTGGAGTTCCTACGCCGGTACTTCGACCTCTACCGCGCCTACACCGGAGCCGAGGTCGTCTACCTCGACGACAACGTCGCCGCGCTCGGGTCGCAGCTGCCACCCGAGGAGCGCGAACTGTTCGCCTTCGACCCGCGGCAGATCGACTGGGAGCACTACCTGGGTGAGGTGCACTGCCCGAGCATCACCGCGCTGGTGCGGACGATCACGGCGACGCCGAAGGGGCCGCGGAACCGGGTCGACACGGACCTGCCGTCCCAGGGCGAGCACGGCGCGCAGCTGGTTGCCGTCTTCGACCTGGACGGCACGCTGCTGCCGTCCAACGTCGTCGAGTCCTACCTGCGGCTGCGGCTGGTCGGCCTCGCCACGCACGCCCGGACCCGCGAGCTCGCCGCGGCCGCACGCCAGCTGCCCGGTTGGCTGCTGACCGAGCGCCGCGACCGCGGGTCTTTCCTGCGCGACGTCTACCGGCAGTACGCCGGGGTCCCGCTGGCCGAGCTCGACGATCTGGTCGACCACGAGATCGGGCACGACCTGCTCGCCCGGGTCAGCGGCGCCGCCCTGCGCCGGGTCCGCGAGCACCGCGACGCCGGCCACCGGACCGTGCTCGTCACCGGCGCGATCACCGCGCTGACCCGCCCGTTCGCCCCGCTGTTCGACGACGTCGCCTCGGCTGTCCTGGAGGTCGACGGGTGCGGCTGCGCCACCGGGCGGCTCGCGCTGCCCCCGCTGGTCGGCGAGGCCCGGGCGACCTGGCTGCGCCGCTACGCCGCCGACCACGCGATCGACCTCACCGGCTCCTACGCCTACGCCGACTCGGCCAGCGACCTGCCGCTGCTGCGCGCCGTCGGACGGCCGGTCGCCGTGAACCCCGACGCGACGACGCTGCGCGCCGCACACGCCGGTCGGTGGCCGGTGCAGGAGTGGCGGTCCTCGGGCCGTCCGGGGCGGCCGCTGGCCGGAGCCCGATTATGA
- a CDS encoding zinc-binding dehydrogenase has translation MSTGAGVGTGTGTVRSVEVYRSVPRYLATRVLSTALPRVSSTSAAPLRLTRGRGPRRPGPRWGRVRPRLAGICGSDLSTIAGTSSLYFSPLVSLPFTPGHEVVGDLLDDVEDLPAGTRVVLDPLLTCIPRGLDPCGACRDGSRGRCDRITVGHLSPGLQTGFCADTGGGWSDRLVAHRSQLHPVPDDLPDERAVLVEPLACAIHTALRLAPRQGDHVLVVGAGAVGLFTVLALRAFTQAARVTVVAKHPRQATLATALGATDVVSPRDALTGVRRSTRALRVQPEQGSAYLLGGVDAAVDCAGSRAALDTALRLTRAGGRVVLSAMPPAGVDLSPVWFRELEVVGSYATGQARVEGDEPRSSFDLAMGLARDAPLDEVAQSGYPLERWREALEHAGSAGSLGTVKVHFDLRETR, from the coding sequence ATGAGCACCGGAGCGGGCGTGGGCACGGGTACGGGCACCGTGCGGTCGGTCGAGGTCTACCGGTCGGTCCCGCGATACCTCGCCACCCGCGTGCTGTCCACGGCGCTGCCGCGGGTGAGCAGCACGTCCGCGGCGCCGCTGCGACTCACCCGCGGCCGGGGCCCCCGGCGACCCGGCCCGCGCTGGGGACGGGTGCGGCCGCGGCTCGCCGGGATCTGCGGGTCGGACCTGTCGACGATCGCCGGGACCTCCTCGCTCTACTTCTCGCCGCTGGTCTCGCTGCCGTTCACGCCCGGCCACGAGGTCGTCGGCGACCTGCTCGACGACGTCGAGGACCTGCCCGCCGGCACCCGCGTGGTCCTCGACCCGCTGCTGACCTGCATCCCCCGCGGGCTCGACCCGTGCGGTGCGTGCCGCGACGGCTCCCGCGGCCGCTGCGACCGGATCACCGTGGGTCACCTGTCTCCCGGGCTGCAGACCGGCTTCTGCGCCGACACCGGCGGCGGCTGGAGCGACCGGCTGGTCGCGCACCGCAGCCAGCTGCACCCGGTGCCCGACGACCTGCCGGACGAGCGCGCCGTGCTGGTCGAGCCGCTCGCCTGCGCGATCCACACCGCGCTGCGGCTGGCGCCCCGGCAGGGCGACCACGTGCTCGTCGTCGGCGCCGGCGCCGTCGGGCTGTTCACGGTGCTGGCGCTGCGGGCCTTCACCCAGGCGGCCCGGGTCACCGTGGTCGCCAAGCACCCGCGGCAGGCCACGCTGGCGACCGCTCTCGGTGCGACGGATGTCGTGTCGCCGCGGGACGCGCTGACTGGCGTGCGGCGCAGCACCCGGGCGCTGCGGGTCCAGCCGGAGCAGGGCTCCGCGTACCTGCTCGGCGGGGTCGATGCGGCGGTCGACTGCGCAGGCAGCCGGGCCGCGCTGGACACCGCGCTGCGGCTGACCCGCGCCGGCGGTCGCGTCGTGCTGAGCGCCATGCCGCCCGCCGGCGTCGACCTCTCGCCCGTGTGGTTCCGGGAGCTGGAGGTGGTCGGCTCCTATGCGACCGGGCAGGCGCGGGTCGAGGGCGACGAGCCGCGAAGTTCCTTCGACCTGGCGATGGGACTGGCCCGTGACGCGCCGCTGGACGAGGTGGCGCAGAGCGGGTATCCCCTCGAGCGCTGGCGTGAGGCGCTCGAGCACGCGGGCAGTGCCGGCAGCCTCGGCACGGTGAAGGTGCACTTCGATCTCAGGGAGACCCGTTGA
- a CDS encoding lactate racemase domain-containing protein: MTRPGFVLEVDERTPPLLVHEGEKVRLETFPLGTRVVYPPESLPGLHDVDGAIRSALLDPHGSDPLPTLLWPGMRLTIAFDDISLPLPPMQTPDVRQRIVEAVLTMAAAAGVDDVQLVAANALHRRMTPAELRRCLGERIFRSFFPDALTNHDAEDRDNLLHLGTTDHGEDVEINRRAAESDLLVYVNINLVAMDGGHKSVPIGLASYKSLRHHHNTHTMLHSKSYMDPPRSALHGSAARMGVLVNEHVKIFHIETTLNNDAFPSPYRFLTRREWEWSAKDQATMLAVKRGLDLAPARVRSRIFRSMEAPYGVTSVQAGATDPVHELTLQNVHRQQLVEVQGQSDVLVVGVPYVGPYNVNSTLNPILAMCLGMGYFFNMYRGRPLVRPGGAMILYHPVPWEFSQLHHPSYVDFFEEVLAESTDPATIEKKFEQQYATDPWYIHLYRTSYAYHGVHPFYMWYWGAHAMDHLGDVIWVGADPRTVERMGFRSASTLQDALQMASGTVGQSPSITYLHSPPFALADVR; the protein is encoded by the coding sequence TTGACCCGGCCAGGATTCGTGCTCGAGGTCGACGAGCGCACGCCGCCGCTGCTCGTCCACGAGGGCGAGAAGGTCCGACTGGAGACCTTCCCGCTGGGGACGCGGGTCGTCTACCCGCCCGAGTCGCTGCCGGGCCTGCACGACGTCGACGGCGCGATCCGCTCCGCGCTGCTGGACCCGCACGGCAGCGATCCGTTGCCGACGCTGCTGTGGCCCGGCATGCGACTGACGATCGCCTTCGACGACATCTCGCTGCCGCTGCCGCCGATGCAGACCCCCGACGTCCGGCAGCGCATCGTCGAGGCTGTCCTGACGATGGCCGCGGCGGCAGGAGTCGACGACGTGCAGCTGGTGGCGGCCAACGCGCTGCACCGGCGGATGACGCCGGCCGAGCTACGCCGCTGCCTCGGGGAGCGGATCTTCCGCTCCTTCTTCCCCGACGCGCTGACCAACCACGACGCCGAGGACCGCGACAACCTGCTGCACCTCGGAACGACGGACCACGGCGAGGACGTCGAGATCAACCGGCGCGCCGCCGAATCCGACCTGCTCGTCTACGTGAACATCAACCTGGTCGCGATGGACGGCGGTCACAAGTCGGTCCCGATCGGCCTCGCCTCCTACAAGAGCCTGCGACACCACCACAACACGCACACGATGCTGCACAGCAAGAGCTACATGGACCCGCCGAGGTCGGCGCTGCACGGCTCCGCCGCGCGGATGGGTGTGCTCGTCAACGAGCACGTGAAGATCTTCCACATCGAGACGACGCTCAACAACGACGCCTTCCCCTCGCCGTACCGCTTCCTGACCCGCCGCGAGTGGGAGTGGTCGGCCAAGGACCAGGCGACCATGCTCGCCGTCAAGCGCGGCCTCGATCTCGCCCCGGCACGGGTACGGAGCCGCATCTTCCGCTCGATGGAGGCGCCGTACGGCGTGACGTCGGTGCAGGCGGGCGCGACCGACCCGGTGCACGAACTGACGCTGCAGAACGTGCACCGCCAGCAGCTGGTCGAGGTGCAGGGGCAGAGCGACGTGCTGGTCGTCGGCGTGCCCTACGTCGGGCCGTACAACGTCAACAGCACGCTCAACCCGATCCTGGCGATGTGCCTGGGGATGGGCTACTTCTTCAACATGTACCGCGGCCGCCCACTGGTGCGGCCCGGCGGCGCGATGATCCTCTACCACCCGGTGCCGTGGGAGTTCTCGCAGCTGCACCACCCCAGCTACGTGGATTTCTTCGAGGAGGTGCTCGCCGAGTCGACGGACCCGGCGACCATCGAGAAGAAGTTCGAGCAGCAGTACGCGACCGACCCCTGGTACATCCACCTCTACCGGACGTCGTACGCCTACCACGGCGTCCACCCGTTCTACATGTGGTACTGGGGCGCCCACGCCATGGACCACCTCGGCGACGTGATCTGGGTCGGCGCCGATCCGCGCACCGTCGAGCGGATGGGCTTCCGGTCGGCGTCCACCCTGCAGGACGCGCTCCAGATGGCGAGCGGGACGGTCGGGCAGTCGCCCTCGATCACCTACCTGCACTCACCGCCGTTCGCCCTCGCGGACGTACGGTGA